CTGGATGGAGACGTCATCACAGAAGACTTTCCGGATGACCATCTGCACCAGCGAGGCGTTTTCTGGACGTGGCATCAGGTTTGGGTCGGCGATCAAAGAATTGGTGATCCGTGGGTTTGCCAGGCATTTGAATGGGACGTTCGTTCGCGAGGGATCGAACGTCGGACAGACGGCAGCGTGAAGCTGTCCGCAGTGATGGACTGGAAATCGCCCGACTTCCGCGACGCAGATGGGGCGAAGACACCGATCGTGCGCGAGCGGACTTCGATTACAGTGCATCCCGCCACAGATGCATATCGGTTGATCGACTTTGAGATCCAGCTGCAAGCACTGGTGCCGGACGTGAAAATCGGCGGTTCTGAAGACGACAAAGGCTACGGCGGCTTTTCGCCGCGGATCCAATTGAATCCGGAACAGGTATTCTCGGGCGAAGCCGGTGTGCTGGAGCCAACTACGACCGCCGTCGACGCTGGCCCTTGGCTGGATATTTCTGACAGCAAATCCGGCTTTACGATCCTGTCGCATCCGTCGAATCCAGGGCACCCTCAACCATGGATCCTGCGGCGGGCAAAGAGTATGCAGAATGCCGTTTACCCGGGAAAAGATCCGAAGGCCGTTTCGACGGACCAGCCGACAGTCCTGAAATATCGACTGATACTGCACCGCGGCGACATGGAAGCGAAGGTGATTTCGGAAATCTACGCACGCTACGGCGATTCGTAGAGGCCAGCAAAGCCGATGCGAGGTTCTCACACGGACTGACCCGTCTTGTCGAGAATGCCGCAGACACCTAACATGCCCGCGCCGTCTGGGTTATCAGGTTGCGTCAATTTATGATGCAATCGCACCGAGACGCCGCAGAAACTGCTTTCATCATTGCCGCCTTGGATAACGAGGCGGAAATCGTTTGTGACTACGCCTCAATCCATTGTTGTACTTGGGTCGACCGGTTCGATCGGGACAAGTTGTCTCGACGTCATCCGCAGTCATCCCGATCGCATGCGCCTATTGGGAGCAACGACGCACACGAGCGTGGACCTGTTGAAAAAGCAGATCGACGAATTTCGGCCAGAATGGGCGCTGGTGGCGAATTCGGACGCAGCGATCAGTTTCGCGTCGGAATTGCCGGATTCCACGACAAAGCTGGTTTCCTGCGCAGACGAACTTTTTGATCGAATTCGTGGCGACGATGTCGACGTCGTCGTTTCTGCGATTGTCGGAGCGGCAGGCCTGGAACCCACGTGGGCAGCGGTCGATGCCGGAAAACGGGTCGCTTTGGCGAATAAAGAGAGTCTGGTCGTGGCCGGCTCGGTGATTACTCAACGAGCCGCCGAAACCGGGGCGACAATTATTCCGGTGGACAGCGAACACAGCGCGATTTTTCAGGCATTGCAGGCTGGCCAGGCGTCTGACCTGCGGCGAATTATTCTGACGGCCAGCGGCGGGCCGTTTCGCGGATGGACTCGCAAACGCATGAAAGACGTCACGCCCAAGATGGCACTGCAGCATCCGACGTGGGAAATGGGACCGAAAATCACGATCGATTCCGCCACGATGATGAACAAAGCCCTGGAAATTGTGGAGGCTCGCTGGTTATTTGGGGTCTCCGCAGACCAGATATCAGTGGTCGTTCACCCGCAGTCGTTCATTCATTCTTTTGTGGAATATCAAGATGGTTCGGTAATTTCGCAGATGTCTCCGCCCGACATGCGACTACCAATACAGTATGCTTTGACGTTTCCGGATCGTATTCCGTGCCCCAGCTCGGACACCGACTGGATGGCGGCTGCTACAATGGAATTGTTTCCGCCGGACTTCGACGCATTCCCCGCTTTGAAACTGGGGTTCGAAGTCGCCAAACAGGGCGGAACGGCGGGCGCGATTTTGAACGCCGCCAACGAAATTGCGGTCGAACGCTTTCTGAATTCCGACATTCGGTTCGACCAGATCACACAAATATCTCACGACATTCTTAACCACCATACATTCGACGCTCAGCCAACCCTGTCGCAATTGCGAGAGGCAGATCACTGGGCTCGGGAGGAAGCACTTCGGTGGAAATCCTGATTCTGGATTCATTCGTCACATTTTCCGCGATCTCCGACACGCTCGGCATGGTCGGCAACGCGCTCTCGGTCATTCTTGGCCTTGGTGCGGTGATCTTCTTCCACGAACTCGGCCACTTTGCGGTGGCCAAGTGGTGCGACGTGCACGTGGAACGCTTCAGCATTGGCATCGGCCCAATCATCTGGAGTCGCCAGAAGGGTGAAACGGAGTACGCTCTTTCTGCATTGCCATTTGGCGGCTACGTCAAAATGCTCGGGCAGGACGACATGGACCCCAACCAGATGACCAGCGACGAGATCGCAGAAAACGAGCGATCGTATTCGGCGAAGAAGGTCTGGCAGCGGATGGCCATTATTTCTGCCGGAGTGATCATGAACGTGATCACTGGCTTTCTGTTTTTTGCAACGGCGTACTGGTTTGGCGTGGTGCAAACGGTCCCGATGGTGGGATACGTGGTCACAGGTGGTCCCGCGTGGAACGTCGGTATTCGCCCAGGCGACATGATCGAAAGCATCGACGGTGCGGAAATTCGCACGTTTTCGGAAATCAACCAGGCTGTTGTGCTGTCGAGTGGCTCGATCCGCATCGAGGGAACTCACGCGGATGGGTCTGAGCTGAATGAAGTGATTCAGCCGAAAATGGGAGACGTCGTTCGCCTGATCGGACTTGGACCAGCCGGAACCAGCACACTGTCGCCGGAGACTGAATCGTCAGACGGTTTCACTCTGCCCGGCTTCCCCTCGCAGAAGGCGAGCGAGCCATTTCTGCCAGGCGACCGAGTAGTCGCAGTGAATGGTGAGCCTGTTGAGTACCTACATGAAATCAGTTACCTGACTGCGAAATACGCAGCCGAGGACATTACTTACACGGTTGAGCGAGCCCCTCCCGGAGCGGCGAATGCCGAGGGCGACGCCAAGTCGTCAGAAACGAAGAGCGGCGAAAAAGTAGAAATCACAGTCCCACCGCAACGACGGAAATCGATGGGCCTGGTGATGGCGATCGGAAAAGTGACAGCCATCGCCAAGGGCTCGCTGGCCGAAAAAGCGGGGCTAAAACTTGATGACCAGATCAAGGCGGTGAACGGGCTGGAAGTCAGCAAAGAGCTGGATCCGCTCATGCTGCCCAACTACTTCGCGGAGCATGCCGGGGAAGTCGTGACAATCACCGTGGCTCGCCAGCGAGAAGGGGATAGCTCGGAAACATTGAATCTTGAAGTCACACCGAATGATGAGCCTGGTTGGGCGTCACCGATGGCTTCGCTGACCGACCCGCTGGCAATTCCTGCCATCGGAGCCGGCTTTCACATTCAGCCGTGGATCGCCAAAATCGAGACCGGCAGCGCCGCTGAGAAAAGCGGCAAGTTCAAGGCTAATCAAAAGATCTCGATGGTCGTGCTTGAACAACCAGACCCCAAAAATCCGGTGGCAGATAGAGTCGAAGCCACTGAGTACAAGATTCAGCTGGACGATCGTAAGGCCGAAGAAATGGCAAAATTGCCAGTCAACTGGGCCTACGTTCATGCTCAAATCCAACAACTTCCTACCCGACAGGTACGCGTTCATGTGGCGAAATCGCCTGACGGTGAAGGCAGCTTCGCACATTTGTTTAAGACGCTCGATCCGGTCGACGACTGGTACATCACTCAACGAGGCATCGATGGCTGGGGATCTTTGACCAATCTGCGAGTCGCCCAATCATTGGGTGATGCGGCAGCACTGGGATTTCGGGACACCAAGGGATCGACCATCAGCATTTACCTGACGCTGCGATCACTGTTTCAAGGCAACCTGTCGCCCAAAGCACTTAGCGGACCCGTGGGAATCGTAAACCTTGGGTACAAGGTGGCTGACCACGGTATGTCGCGACTGCTCGTATTCCTGGGCTTCCTGAGTATCAATCTGGCCGTGTTGAACTTTCTACCGATCCCGATCCTGGACGGCGGCCACATGGTGTTTCTAATCTGGGAAGCGGTCGCTCGGAAGAAGCCGAGTCCCAAGGTGATCAATCTGGCTCACGGAGTCGGCCTGATCTTCATCATCACGCTGTTTGTATTCGTCCTCTACCTGGACATCTTCGTGAACGGGTTTGGGGCGGGCTAGCGGATTTTCCCTTCAGTTGTGGCCGGTTTGGGCTCGTGGGAAACAGCCTTCGTAGCGAGAAACGCTTGCTCCGCGGCTACAAGTCAGCGAAATTCGCTGTAAGCGGCCCGTGTTGCAATCGCTGCAAGAGTGCCACAAGGGCCATTACCTTTGTGGCACCAAGCGTGCTTTTGCCGAGGCCTGGACCGAGGCCGGCGATCTAACGACCGGTGCCCAACCGGCTTGGCGGCCTTATCTGTCGTCGCCGCCTCTTTGGCCTGGATTGCGATCCCGGTTGTCGCTGCCTCGCTCACGGCCGCCGGATTCATTCCGTGGCGAGCCATCTCGTCGAGGTTCGCTGCGGCCGTCACGCCGCTCTTCGCCCGGCCGCCCACCTCGCGGCGGGCCGCTACCCGGCCGACCGCGATTCCGCGACCTGCCCGAGAACATCTGTCGGTAGTTGTCCCGGATGTTCTGTAGATCCTCGGCGATGGCTGCAACCGCCGGATCTTTTGCGGACGTTTGTTCGATAAGTCGGCGTTCCAAGTTCTTTTCAGCCTCGCGAGCATCGCGGCTCATCAACTCGACCTGCTCGCTGCGATCAAG
This DNA window, taken from Fuerstiella marisgermanici, encodes the following:
- the rseP gene encoding RIP metalloprotease RseP, with amino-acid sequence MEILILDSFVTFSAISDTLGMVGNALSVILGLGAVIFFHELGHFAVAKWCDVHVERFSIGIGPIIWSRQKGETEYALSALPFGGYVKMLGQDDMDPNQMTSDEIAENERSYSAKKVWQRMAIISAGVIMNVITGFLFFATAYWFGVVQTVPMVGYVVTGGPAWNVGIRPGDMIESIDGAEIRTFSEINQAVVLSSGSIRIEGTHADGSELNEVIQPKMGDVVRLIGLGPAGTSTLSPETESSDGFTLPGFPSQKASEPFLPGDRVVAVNGEPVEYLHEISYLTAKYAAEDITYTVERAPPGAANAEGDAKSSETKSGEKVEITVPPQRRKSMGLVMAIGKVTAIAKGSLAEKAGLKLDDQIKAVNGLEVSKELDPLMLPNYFAEHAGEVVTITVARQREGDSSETLNLEVTPNDEPGWASPMASLTDPLAIPAIGAGFHIQPWIAKIETGSAAEKSGKFKANQKISMVVLEQPDPKNPVADRVEATEYKIQLDDRKAEEMAKLPVNWAYVHAQIQQLPTRQVRVHVAKSPDGEGSFAHLFKTLDPVDDWYITQRGIDGWGSLTNLRVAQSLGDAAALGFRDTKGSTISIYLTLRSLFQGNLSPKALSGPVGIVNLGYKVADHGMSRLLVFLGFLSINLAVLNFLPIPILDGGHMVFLIWEAVARKKPSPKVINLAHGVGLIFIITLFVFVLYLDIFVNGFGAG
- the dxr gene encoding 1-deoxy-D-xylulose-5-phosphate reductoisomerase, with protein sequence MTTPQSIVVLGSTGSIGTSCLDVIRSHPDRMRLLGATTHTSVDLLKKQIDEFRPEWALVANSDAAISFASELPDSTTKLVSCADELFDRIRGDDVDVVVSAIVGAAGLEPTWAAVDAGKRVALANKESLVVAGSVITQRAAETGATIIPVDSEHSAIFQALQAGQASDLRRIILTASGGPFRGWTRKRMKDVTPKMALQHPTWEMGPKITIDSATMMNKALEIVEARWLFGVSADQISVVVHPQSFIHSFVEYQDGSVISQMSPPDMRLPIQYALTFPDRIPCPSSDTDWMAAATMELFPPDFDAFPALKLGFEVAKQGGTAGAILNAANEIAVERFLNSDIRFDQITQISHDILNHHTFDAQPTLSQLREADHWAREEALRWKS